In a single window of the Arthrobacter sp. StoSoilA2 genome:
- a CDS encoding bifunctional salicylyl-CoA 5-hydroxylase/oxidoreductase, whose product MKIAIVGGGPGGLYFAALMKQLDASHEITLWERNAASDTFGFGVVFSDETLGGIGNADPVVAEYMSRRFARWSDIDIHFRGEVVTVGGQGFAAMSRKELLELLQRRCIELGVDVRFSTLAPAIEDLEANYDLVLAADGVNSQIRAQYADAFGPDLDPRTNKFMWLGTDQVFEAFKFFVKETEFGVMQIHGYPYSDEGSTFIVEMHQDVWQAAGFDETANEVFPPGVSDEKAIAKIRGIFAEELDGYEVLSNNSKWINFTTVRNQSWRKGNVVLLGDAAHTAHFSIGSGTKLAMEDSLALAACLHEHPDVDSALAAYEAERRPVVASTQRAAQASLEWFERIGQYKDQDPTRFAFNLLTRSRRITQENLRLRDPEFADAVDRNFAESQGLSQVAPAMFQPFLIGELELKNRIVVSPMDMYSATDGIPGDFHKVHLGSKALGGAGLVMTEMVCVSETGRITPGCSGLYTDEQRDSWKEIVDFVHTRSTAKIGAQLGHSGRKGSTKLMWEGIDQPLETGNWQAVGPSAVPYGPENQTPAELDRAGMDAIRDEFVAATIRAREAGFDLLEIHAAHGYLLSSFLSPVSNKRTDEYGGSLQNRLRFPLEVFDAVRAAWPAHKPVTVRISATDWIEGGNTSDDSVEIAKAFVEHGAAGLDVSTGQVAKEEKPAFGRSYQTPFADRIRQEVAAPAGVAVIAVGAISSYDDVNSILLAGRADLIALGRTHLYDPQWTLHAAAEQEYHGPGAAWIPQFRAGRRKPPSTRTDAVRPRLSLLREPDTEETTNHLRWTPASATASALVK is encoded by the coding sequence ATGAAGATCGCAATTGTTGGAGGCGGCCCGGGTGGGTTGTACTTCGCAGCACTGATGAAGCAGCTGGATGCCTCGCACGAGATCACCTTGTGGGAGCGGAATGCTGCCAGTGACACGTTTGGTTTCGGTGTGGTGTTTTCCGATGAAACCCTCGGCGGGATCGGGAACGCGGACCCGGTAGTCGCGGAGTACATGAGCCGGCGGTTTGCGCGGTGGTCCGATATTGACATCCATTTCCGTGGCGAGGTGGTCACGGTGGGCGGGCAGGGCTTCGCGGCAATGAGCCGGAAGGAGTTGCTGGAGTTGCTGCAGCGCCGCTGCATCGAACTGGGCGTTGATGTCCGGTTCTCCACGCTGGCCCCGGCCATCGAGGACCTGGAGGCGAACTATGACCTGGTGCTCGCCGCTGATGGTGTGAATTCCCAAATCCGCGCCCAGTATGCGGACGCGTTCGGCCCGGACCTGGACCCGCGGACCAACAAGTTCATGTGGCTGGGCACGGACCAGGTGTTCGAGGCGTTCAAGTTCTTCGTCAAGGAAACCGAGTTCGGTGTCATGCAGATCCATGGCTACCCGTACTCCGATGAGGGTTCGACGTTCATCGTGGAAATGCACCAGGACGTATGGCAAGCGGCGGGGTTCGACGAGACCGCCAACGAGGTCTTCCCTCCCGGAGTTTCGGATGAGAAGGCGATCGCGAAGATCCGCGGGATTTTCGCCGAGGAACTGGACGGCTACGAGGTCCTGTCGAACAACTCCAAGTGGATCAACTTCACCACGGTGCGGAACCAGAGCTGGCGCAAGGGCAACGTGGTCCTGCTCGGCGACGCCGCGCACACCGCGCACTTCTCCATCGGCTCGGGCACGAAACTGGCCATGGAAGATTCCCTCGCCCTGGCCGCGTGCCTGCATGAACACCCGGATGTGGATTCCGCCCTGGCCGCGTACGAGGCCGAGCGCCGTCCCGTGGTCGCCTCAACGCAGCGCGCCGCGCAGGCTTCGCTGGAGTGGTTCGAACGGATCGGCCAGTACAAGGACCAGGACCCCACCCGGTTCGCGTTCAACCTGCTCACGCGCAGCCGCCGCATCACTCAGGAAAACCTGCGCCTGCGCGACCCCGAATTCGCCGACGCCGTGGACCGCAACTTCGCTGAATCCCAGGGCCTGTCCCAGGTAGCGCCGGCGATGTTCCAGCCCTTCCTCATCGGGGAACTGGAACTGAAGAACCGCATCGTCGTTTCGCCCATGGACATGTACTCCGCCACCGACGGGATCCCGGGGGACTTCCACAAAGTCCACCTCGGCTCCAAAGCCCTTGGCGGTGCGGGCCTGGTCATGACCGAGATGGTCTGCGTGTCCGAAACCGGGCGTATCACCCCCGGCTGCAGCGGCCTCTACACCGATGAGCAACGCGACAGCTGGAAGGAAATCGTGGACTTCGTCCACACCCGTTCCACCGCCAAGATCGGCGCGCAGCTGGGCCACTCCGGCCGAAAGGGCTCCACCAAGCTCATGTGGGAAGGCATCGACCAGCCCCTCGAGACCGGCAACTGGCAGGCCGTTGGTCCGTCCGCCGTGCCCTACGGCCCGGAAAACCAGACCCCGGCGGAGCTGGACCGCGCAGGCATGGACGCCATCCGGGATGAGTTCGTCGCCGCCACGATCCGCGCTCGTGAGGCAGGCTTTGACCTCCTGGAAATCCACGCCGCGCACGGCTACCTGCTCTCTTCCTTCCTCTCCCCGGTCTCGAACAAACGCACCGACGAGTACGGTGGCAGCCTTCAGAACCGGCTGCGGTTCCCATTGGAAGTATTCGACGCCGTCCGCGCGGCCTGGCCCGCCCACAAGCCGGTCACGGTGCGGATCTCCGCGACGGACTGGATCGAAGGCGGCAACACCTCCGACGATTCGGTCGAGATCGCCAAGGCCTTTGTGGAGCACGGCGCTGCCGGGCTGGACGTTTCCACCGGCCAGGTAGCCAAGGAAGAGAAGCCCGCGTTCGGGCGCAGCTACCAGACCCCGTTCGCGGACCGCATCCGCCAGGAAGTCGCCGCCCCTGCCGGGGTGGCCGTGATCGCCGTCGGAGCGATTTCCAGCTACGACGACGTGAACTCCATCCTCCTGGCAGGACGCGCGGACCTCATCGCCTTGGGCCGAACCCACCTGTACGACCCCCAATGGACCCTGCACGCCGCCGCTGAACAGGAATACCATGGCCCCGGTGCCGCATGGATCCCGCAATTCCGCGCCGGCCGCCGCAAGCCCCCCAGCACACGCACCGACGCCGTCCGCCCCCGGTTGTCCCTCCTCCGCGAACCCGACACCGAAGAAACAACCAACCACCTCCGCTGGACACCCGCGTCCGCTACTGCGTCTGCGCTGGTGAAGTAG
- a CDS encoding AMP-binding protein → MSMTPSAHVDTFTRDHLPPADTWPALEFTLPELHYPERLNAAAVLIDNAVETYGPDRPALRTPDGTVWTYGELQKHSNQVAQVLTEDLGVEPGNRVLLRGPNNPWLVAAWLGVLKAGAVVVTTMPMLRSSEVATLIQLTKPVVAISDHRFVDELATAAGEDVTVLSYGGPDDGDLTVRCEGKSGEFTAVDTAADDVALLGPTSGTTGVPKVTMHFHRDVLANADTFARHILQPTADDVFAGSPPLAFTFGLGGLVIFPLRFGASSLLTEKAGPVELAEHASAAGATILFTAPTAYRAILKEKRGDLLRGLRVAVSAGEHLSKETWQAVREATGLKLVNGIGATELLHVFISAAGDDIRPGTTGKAVPGFRATILDQDGEELGPGQSGRLAVIGPTGCRYLDDARQANYVVNGWNVTGDTFSMDEDGYFTYQARSDNMIVSSGYNIGAPEVETAIDQHPDVVENAVIGRPDPERGSIVCAFIVLREGVIGDAAKRKEIQDFVKQTIAPYKYPRDIRFVTELPRNPSGKLQHFKLRDGLLNESATGEAQTQQLTPAGQSQA, encoded by the coding sequence ATGAGCATGACGCCATCGGCCCACGTGGACACGTTCACCCGCGACCACCTGCCGCCCGCCGACACTTGGCCGGCGCTCGAATTTACCCTTCCCGAACTCCACTACCCGGAGCGGCTGAACGCAGCCGCCGTACTGATCGACAACGCCGTCGAGACGTACGGCCCGGACCGGCCAGCGCTCCGTACCCCGGATGGCACGGTTTGGACCTACGGCGAATTGCAAAAGCACTCCAACCAGGTTGCCCAGGTCCTTACCGAAGACCTCGGCGTGGAGCCCGGAAACCGTGTGCTGCTTCGCGGTCCGAATAATCCGTGGCTGGTTGCTGCCTGGCTGGGCGTTCTTAAGGCGGGCGCCGTGGTGGTCACCACGATGCCCATGCTGCGTTCCAGCGAAGTAGCCACGTTGATCCAGCTCACCAAGCCCGTGGTCGCAATTTCCGATCACCGCTTCGTGGATGAGCTCGCGACGGCGGCAGGAGAGGATGTGACCGTCCTCAGCTACGGAGGACCCGACGACGGCGACCTCACCGTCCGTTGCGAAGGCAAGAGCGGGGAGTTCACGGCTGTGGACACGGCTGCGGACGACGTAGCCCTGCTGGGGCCGACGTCCGGGACGACGGGTGTGCCCAAGGTGACCATGCATTTCCATCGGGACGTCCTGGCGAATGCGGACACTTTTGCCCGCCACATCCTGCAGCCCACCGCTGATGATGTCTTCGCCGGTTCCCCGCCGCTTGCTTTCACGTTCGGGCTTGGCGGATTGGTGATCTTCCCGCTGCGGTTTGGCGCGTCGTCGCTTTTGACGGAGAAAGCCGGGCCTGTGGAACTGGCCGAGCATGCTTCGGCTGCAGGGGCCACCATCCTTTTCACGGCTCCTACTGCCTACCGGGCGATCCTGAAGGAAAAGCGCGGAGACTTGCTCCGTGGCCTCCGCGTTGCCGTTTCGGCGGGCGAACACTTGTCCAAGGAGACCTGGCAAGCGGTCCGTGAAGCGACCGGCCTGAAGCTGGTCAATGGAATCGGCGCCACAGAGTTGCTTCATGTGTTCATTTCCGCTGCCGGGGACGATATTCGTCCAGGTACTACAGGCAAGGCCGTGCCGGGGTTCCGCGCCACCATTCTTGATCAAGACGGCGAGGAGCTCGGCCCTGGCCAGTCCGGCCGTCTGGCCGTGATTGGGCCGACGGGTTGCCGCTACCTGGACGACGCACGCCAAGCGAATTACGTCGTGAATGGCTGGAATGTCACGGGCGACACGTTCTCGATGGATGAGGACGGGTACTTCACGTACCAGGCCCGCTCCGACAACATGATCGTTTCCTCCGGCTACAACATCGGCGCGCCCGAGGTGGAAACGGCCATCGACCAGCACCCGGACGTGGTGGAGAACGCGGTGATCGGCCGCCCTGATCCTGAGCGCGGGAGCATTGTGTGCGCGTTTATCGTCCTGCGCGAGGGCGTCATTGGCGACGCCGCGAAGCGTAAGGAAATCCAGGACTTCGTAAAGCAGACCATCGCCCCGTACAAGTACCCGCGCGATATCCGCTTCGTCACCGAGCTGCCGAGGAATCCCAGCGGCAAACTCCAGCATTTCAAGCTCCGCGATGGCCTCCTCAACGAGAGCGCCACAGGCGAAGCACAAACCCAACAACTTACCCCCGCCGGCCAAAGCCAGGCTTGA
- a CDS encoding IclR family transcriptional regulator C-terminal domain-containing protein, whose product MSESAVTPQASDQYVQSLARGLSVIRAFDANNPVMTLSEVAARTDLTRATARRFLHTLVELGYVRTDGKTFALTAKVLQLGYSYLSALSLPQLAQPHLEELSLKLGESTSAAVLDGQDIFYVARVATKRIMNVGITVGTRFPAYATSMGRVLLAGLPQAKLEAYLARVELKPITPRTVANATDLRAAVEHVRAQGWCLLDQELEIGLMSIAAPVWNHNNGDNVAAINVSLQAQAVAAEPDPDKYLESVRQEVVATANAISQDVSAKH is encoded by the coding sequence ATGAGCGAATCGGCAGTAACCCCGCAGGCCAGCGACCAGTACGTTCAGTCGTTGGCCCGGGGTCTGTCCGTGATCCGGGCGTTCGATGCGAACAATCCGGTCATGACCCTCAGCGAAGTCGCAGCCCGGACCGACCTCACCAGGGCAACCGCGCGGCGCTTCCTGCACACCCTTGTGGAGCTCGGGTATGTCCGCACCGACGGCAAAACCTTCGCACTCACGGCCAAGGTGCTGCAGCTCGGCTATTCGTACCTTTCGGCGCTCTCTCTGCCCCAGTTGGCGCAGCCACACTTGGAGGAACTGTCCCTGAAGCTGGGGGAGTCCACCTCCGCGGCCGTGCTGGACGGGCAGGACATCTTTTACGTGGCTCGCGTAGCCACAAAGCGCATCATGAACGTCGGCATCACCGTGGGCACACGTTTCCCGGCCTACGCAACTTCCATGGGCCGTGTGCTGCTCGCTGGTCTCCCACAGGCCAAGCTCGAGGCATACCTGGCCAGGGTCGAACTCAAGCCCATCACACCGCGAACCGTGGCCAATGCGACAGACTTGAGGGCCGCCGTCGAGCATGTCCGTGCGCAAGGCTGGTGCCTGCTCGATCAAGAGCTGGAAATCGGCCTGATGTCCATCGCGGCGCCGGTGTGGAACCACAACAATGGCGACAATGTTGCCGCTATCAACGTGTCCCTCCAGGCCCAGGCTGTCGCGGCGGAGCCGGACCCGGACAAGTATCTCGAGTCCGTGCGGCAGGAAGTCGTCGCAACGGCGAACGCGATCTCACAGGACGTTTCCGCGAAGCACTGA
- a CDS encoding fumarylacetoacetate hydrolase family protein encodes MKLATLRTSGGSTTAALAAGVDTYLALPAIDVGALLAQPEWRLIAEKAAEAGQPVIAATEADFAPLLPRAGKVICCGLNYGDHIQEMGRELPEYPTLFAKYADTLIGAADVVEVHGSGRVDWEAELAVVVGSELFRADEDQARKAIAGYTVANDVSMRDWQNRTLQWFQGKAFDATTPVGPVMLTADEASDSFEVRGYVNGELVQQGNTSTLVFGPAKLLSYISQFTTLRPGDLVLTGTPGGVGMGMTPPRFLNDGDVLATEIDGIGRLENQFRIHAPAPVPANA; translated from the coding sequence ATGAAACTTGCCACCTTGCGCACCTCCGGCGGAAGTACGACGGCGGCACTCGCCGCGGGCGTCGACACGTACCTTGCGTTGCCGGCCATCGACGTCGGCGCGCTCCTGGCCCAGCCGGAATGGCGGTTGATCGCCGAGAAGGCAGCGGAAGCAGGGCAGCCCGTCATCGCAGCAACTGAAGCCGACTTTGCCCCGCTCCTGCCCCGTGCCGGAAAAGTCATCTGCTGCGGACTGAACTACGGGGACCACATCCAGGAAATGGGCCGCGAACTTCCTGAGTACCCCACCCTTTTCGCCAAATATGCTGACACCCTGATCGGAGCTGCGGACGTCGTAGAAGTCCACGGCAGCGGTCGCGTGGACTGGGAAGCCGAGCTCGCCGTCGTCGTGGGTTCTGAACTGTTCCGTGCTGACGAAGATCAGGCCCGGAAGGCGATTGCCGGTTACACGGTTGCCAACGACGTCTCCATGCGTGACTGGCAGAACCGCACGCTGCAGTGGTTCCAAGGCAAGGCCTTCGACGCAACCACACCAGTGGGGCCGGTGATGCTGACTGCGGACGAGGCCAGCGACAGCTTCGAAGTCCGCGGCTACGTCAATGGTGAACTCGTACAGCAGGGCAATACCAGCACCCTGGTGTTCGGCCCCGCGAAGCTCCTTTCGTACATTTCCCAGTTCACCACCCTGCGCCCCGGCGACCTCGTCCTCACAGGAACGCCCGGGGGAGTCGGGATGGGCATGACCCCGCCTCGCTTCCTGAACGACGGCGACGTCCTCGCAACCGAAATCGACGGCATCGGCCGCTTGGAAAACCAGTTCCGGATCCACGCGCCGGCGCCAGTCCCCGCCAACGCCTAA
- a CDS encoding acyl-CoA thioesterase domain-containing protein, whose amino-acid sequence MITGTLTSETFLRAVDLTPTEARVFDEAYEATTQYVPWPKAYGGDMVAQAAAAMMLSVDSDRQLHSMHSYFMRPVDIGAHVRYEVERLRDGRGYSTRNVRGFQNGKPVYAAMGSFQVPEDGPDFQPEAPAAVEPESLRSAAEALDGTEGPAADYWSTGRSFDMRHIPGPVYIELEGGSMPQQAIWVKAFDSLPDDANLHRTALAYVCDYTILEPLLRINGLNWSSPRLTTASLDHSMWFHRDGRADDWVLYAQEAISGQSNRGLAMGRFFDRQGRLLATVAQEGMIRA is encoded by the coding sequence ATGATCACTGGAACCTTGACCTCGGAGACCTTCCTCAGGGCTGTGGACCTCACCCCAACAGAGGCCCGGGTTTTCGACGAAGCCTATGAAGCGACCACCCAATACGTGCCGTGGCCCAAAGCCTACGGCGGCGACATGGTGGCCCAGGCGGCAGCGGCCATGATGCTTTCCGTGGATAGTGACAGGCAGCTCCACTCGATGCACAGCTACTTCATGAGACCCGTGGACATCGGTGCGCATGTTCGCTATGAAGTGGAACGTTTGCGTGACGGTCGCGGCTACTCCACCCGTAATGTCCGCGGTTTCCAGAATGGCAAGCCTGTATATGCCGCGATGGGTTCGTTCCAGGTTCCCGAAGATGGTCCGGACTTCCAGCCGGAGGCTCCTGCCGCCGTCGAGCCTGAATCGCTGCGCTCCGCAGCGGAAGCGCTGGACGGGACAGAAGGCCCAGCCGCAGACTATTGGTCTACAGGCCGTAGTTTTGACATGCGGCATATTCCGGGACCGGTATACATTGAGCTTGAGGGTGGATCCATGCCTCAGCAGGCAATTTGGGTCAAGGCTTTCGACAGCCTCCCCGACGACGCCAACCTGCACCGTACTGCCCTTGCCTACGTTTGCGACTACACGATCCTGGAGCCGCTACTCCGGATCAACGGACTTAACTGGTCCAGTCCCAGGCTCACCACCGCCAGCCTTGACCACTCCATGTGGTTCCACCGCGATGGCCGCGCCGACGACTGGGTCCTCTATGCACAAGAGGCCATATCAGGCCAAAGCAACAGGGGCCTGGCGATGGGCCGCTTCTTCGACCGGCAAGGAAGGCTCCTCGCCACAGTCGCCCAAGAAGGCATGATCCGCGCCTGA
- a CDS encoding MFS transporter encodes MAAAPVNDWNVPKRTTGLVLICCWLAILAEGYDVGVLGAVLPALAEYKEWNLSPLALGGLGSYALIGMLIGALFIGTLSDLVGRKKMLLASMVIFTLTQAGAAWAPTPELFGFFRLIGGLGMGGVIPVAAALTIEYSAPNRRSYNYGLMYSGYSLGIVAAALAAMFVLPVGGWRAVIAIGAAPVVLLPIIWKFLPESLEYLESKGRKKEAKTLAAKLEIVDYRPVATVAQPASHTADPWWKTITTMFSRKYLRSTVFFWVSLFCGLVLVYGLNTWLPSIMKKAGYDLGSSLTFLLVFSLASAIGGLLLGRAADKYGKKLILVVFYILGGLGIMLLVFPNTMVVNLLFVAFAGVGSISTSLVLTGYIADYYPAKVRGTATGWALSFARLGAISGPLIGGWIAGSKLPFEANFAIFAGIAVVAAAAVAMIPKPQPEVTVVTSKAGAGVADPDDETAAVSPR; translated from the coding sequence ATGGCCGCCGCACCGGTCAATGACTGGAACGTGCCCAAGCGCACCACCGGGTTGGTGCTGATTTGTTGCTGGCTCGCCATCCTCGCCGAGGGCTATGACGTCGGCGTTCTGGGGGCAGTGCTTCCGGCGCTGGCCGAGTACAAGGAATGGAACCTCAGCCCGCTGGCCCTCGGCGGCCTCGGATCATATGCCTTGATCGGCATGCTTATCGGAGCCCTGTTCATCGGGACCCTGAGCGACCTCGTAGGCCGCAAGAAGATGCTGTTGGCGTCCATGGTGATCTTCACCCTCACGCAGGCAGGTGCGGCCTGGGCTCCGACGCCCGAGCTGTTTGGATTCTTCAGGCTCATCGGCGGACTCGGTATGGGCGGTGTCATCCCCGTGGCCGCAGCCCTGACCATCGAGTACTCAGCTCCCAACAGGCGTTCCTACAACTATGGCCTCATGTATTCCGGCTACTCGCTGGGCATCGTTGCGGCCGCGCTTGCTGCAATGTTCGTGCTGCCGGTTGGTGGCTGGCGGGCCGTGATTGCTATTGGTGCCGCGCCGGTTGTCCTGCTGCCGATCATTTGGAAGTTCCTCCCGGAGTCCTTGGAGTACCTCGAGTCCAAGGGACGCAAGAAGGAAGCGAAGACCTTGGCTGCCAAGCTGGAGATCGTCGACTACCGGCCGGTTGCAACTGTCGCGCAGCCCGCTTCACACACCGCCGATCCGTGGTGGAAGACCATCACCACCATGTTCTCCAGGAAATACCTGCGGTCCACGGTGTTCTTCTGGGTTTCCCTGTTCTGCGGCCTGGTACTCGTCTACGGGCTCAACACCTGGCTGCCGAGCATCATGAAGAAGGCCGGCTACGATTTGGGTTCATCCCTGACATTCCTGTTGGTCTTCAGCCTGGCCTCGGCCATCGGCGGCCTGCTCCTGGGCCGCGCGGCAGACAAATACGGCAAGAAGCTCATCCTGGTGGTGTTCTACATCCTGGGCGGCCTGGGCATCATGCTCCTGGTCTTCCCCAACACCATGGTGGTAAACCTGCTGTTCGTAGCATTTGCCGGCGTTGGCTCGATCTCCACGTCCCTGGTCCTGACCGGTTACATCGCCGACTACTACCCGGCCAAAGTTCGCGGTACGGCTACGGGTTGGGCCCTCAGCTTTGCCCGCCTCGGCGCAATCTCCGGACCCTTGATCGGCGGCTGGATCGCAGGTTCCAAGCTTCCCTTCGAAGCCAACTTCGCCATCTTCGCCGGTATCGCAGTGGTGGCCGCGGCCGCCGTCGCAATGATTCCGAAGCCACAACCCGAGGTGACCGTTGTTACGTCCAAGGCGGGAGCCGGCGTCGCGGATCCGGACGACGAGACCGCAGCAGTCAGCCCCCGCTAG
- a CDS encoding RidA family protein: MSHKTINPESLPKPSGFAHGILAGNTVFLGGQTALDKNMNIVPGGIVEQFTQAFSNVLTTLREAGGQPEDLVNVTIYLTDVDDYIANGREIGRIWREMAGTQYPAMAGIGVTRLWQKEAMIEIQGIAVIPEG, translated from the coding sequence ATGAGCCACAAAACAATCAACCCGGAGTCGCTTCCCAAGCCATCCGGCTTTGCGCACGGCATACTTGCCGGCAACACGGTGTTCCTGGGTGGACAGACTGCCTTGGACAAGAACATGAACATCGTGCCGGGCGGCATCGTGGAGCAGTTCACGCAGGCGTTCTCCAACGTCCTCACCACGCTGCGCGAGGCTGGCGGACAGCCCGAGGACCTGGTCAACGTGACGATCTACCTGACCGATGTAGACGACTACATCGCGAACGGCCGCGAGATCGGACGGATCTGGCGTGAAATGGCTGGCACACAGTACCCGGCGATGGCTGGCATCGGCGTCACCCGGCTGTGGCAGAAAGAAGCCATGATCGAAATCCAGGGCATCGCAGTTATTCCTGAGGGCTAA
- a CDS encoding cupin domain-containing protein, producing the protein MSQTTTEYRLEGDNSIYAGANGKVVPVVTRAGEEDTNTAQSGDCIRVSGVSIQHTPATKIWFGQVSNTPGYRSLPHHHGEAETGGYVLRGHGRIYFGDNYSEFIDMKAGDWVFVPPFMPHVEANMSVTEELVWLTARTPENLVVNLEDVPDETLADYRRA; encoded by the coding sequence ATGAGCCAGACCACCACCGAATACCGCCTTGAAGGCGACAACTCCATCTATGCCGGCGCTAACGGCAAGGTCGTCCCCGTAGTGACCCGCGCGGGTGAAGAAGACACCAACACCGCCCAGTCCGGGGATTGCATCCGCGTCTCCGGAGTAAGCATCCAGCACACTCCGGCAACCAAGATCTGGTTCGGCCAGGTTTCCAACACCCCCGGGTACCGCTCCCTGCCCCATCACCACGGCGAAGCCGAAACCGGCGGCTACGTGCTCCGCGGCCACGGCCGTATCTACTTCGGCGACAACTACTCAGAGTTCATCGACATGAAGGCCGGGGATTGGGTGTTCGTTCCGCCGTTCATGCCGCACGTCGAAGCAAACATGTCCGTCACCGAAGAGCTCGTGTGGCTGACCGCCCGCACCCCGGAGAACCTCGTGGTCAACCTCGAGGACGTCCCGGACGAAACCCTCGCTGACTACCGCCGGGCATAA
- a CDS encoding acyl-CoA thioesterase, translating into MDAFPEASVERMVEWVDTDASGHQHNSAILRWVEAAEAELFRSLELPDYFPNAPRVQQVINYKAKLWFGQRVTATVKIHALGRASLTMAFEVRGHPLEDTASGMPDGGTHQGASSQVGSPQGASSEGSEVAAFGTVTTVHVPNGTTASQPWPEHFVRAVRSAA; encoded by the coding sequence ATGGACGCGTTTCCTGAAGCGAGCGTTGAGCGGATGGTCGAGTGGGTGGACACCGACGCCTCCGGCCACCAACACAATTCGGCCATCCTCCGATGGGTGGAAGCTGCCGAGGCGGAGCTGTTCCGCTCCTTGGAACTGCCCGACTACTTTCCCAACGCTCCTCGCGTCCAGCAGGTGATCAACTACAAGGCCAAGCTCTGGTTCGGCCAGCGCGTCACCGCCACGGTGAAAATCCACGCGCTCGGCCGGGCCTCGCTCACCATGGCCTTCGAGGTCCGGGGCCACCCGCTTGAAGATACGGCCAGCGGAATGCCCGACGGCGGAACCCACCAAGGTGCGTCGTCTCAGGTTGGGTCGCCTCAAGGTGCGTCGTCGGAGGGCAGCGAGGTGGCAGCCTTCGGGACGGTAACCACGGTGCACGTCCCCAACGGCACAACGGCGTCCCAGCCTTGGCCGGAACATTTCGTGCGGGCTGTGCGGTCTGCCGCATAG
- a CDS encoding 3-oxoacid CoA-transferase subunit B: MSTQTSIQTSEKPLGRDELAQLVARDIAPGSFVNLGIGQPTLVSNYLTEEQNITLHTENGMLGMGPVAVGDDVDGDLINAGKIPVTELPGASYFHHADSFAIMRGGHLDICVLGAFQVSATGDLANWHTGAPDAIPAVGGAMDLATGAKDVFVMMTLLTREGVSKLVEQCTYPLTGVGCVTRVYTDKAVFLTGPDGVTVRETFGCTFEEIQELVPLPLKPGA; this comes from the coding sequence ATGAGCACCCAAACAAGCATCCAGACGTCCGAGAAGCCGCTGGGACGTGACGAGCTCGCCCAGCTGGTGGCACGTGACATCGCGCCTGGTTCGTTCGTGAATCTTGGCATCGGCCAGCCGACGCTCGTGTCCAACTACCTCACCGAGGAACAGAACATCACCCTCCACACCGAGAACGGGATGCTCGGCATGGGTCCGGTCGCCGTTGGGGATGACGTCGATGGTGACTTGATCAACGCAGGCAAGATCCCCGTCACGGAGCTGCCCGGAGCCTCGTACTTCCATCACGCCGATTCGTTCGCGATCATGCGCGGCGGTCACTTGGACATCTGTGTCCTCGGCGCTTTCCAGGTATCCGCCACCGGCGACCTCGCCAACTGGCACACGGGCGCCCCGGACGCGATCCCCGCCGTGGGCGGGGCGATGGATCTGGCCACGGGCGCCAAGGACGTCTTCGTCATGATGACTTTGTTGACGCGCGAGGGCGTGTCCAAGCTCGTGGAACAGTGCACCTACCCGTTGACCGGCGTGGGCTGCGTGACCCGCGTGTACACCGACAAGGCCGTCTTCCTCACGGGGCCCGATGGTGTGACAGTCCGCGAGACGTTCGGGTGCACGTTCGAGGAAATCCAGGAATTGGTCCCGCTGCCCCTGAAGCCCGGCGCCTAA
- a CDS encoding DUF1801 domain-containing protein produces the protein MGTVTEYLASVSEDNRQMLERIVDIARELAPDAEEGTSYGMPALLVDGKGFVSVLETKNHLALYPFSGQILPEMSEELGGYSWSPGTLRFSADNPVPDSMVRRILETRLAAIRK, from the coding sequence ATGGGAACCGTCACCGAATACTTGGCCAGCGTCAGCGAAGACAACCGGCAGATGCTGGAGCGGATCGTTGACATCGCCCGGGAACTCGCGCCCGACGCCGAGGAAGGCACCAGCTACGGCATGCCTGCCTTGCTTGTGGACGGCAAGGGCTTCGTGAGCGTGCTCGAAACCAAGAACCATCTGGCCCTGTACCCTTTTAGCGGCCAGATCCTGCCGGAGATGTCGGAGGAGTTGGGAGGCTACTCGTGGTCGCCGGGGACATTGCGGTTCTCTGCGGACAACCCTGTTCCCGACTCCATGGTTCGGCGGATTCTTGAGACGCGGCTGGCTGCGATCAGGAAGTAG